One genomic segment of Rhodothermaceae bacterium includes these proteins:
- a CDS encoding PorV/PorQ family protein, with protein MKRWMYILLFLPLFTVVSVSAQQKKLAQTAMKFLSVSVSPRAAGLGDALTAIEHGSASLFYNPSGMAWQESNIDVNVGQTRWIAEIDYSMGSLSFRPGSGRFGVIGFSFLMVDYGELEETIRFDNEDGFLDVGTFSPSAWSFGVGYARTLSDRFSVGAHFKLANQYLANSVSGIDGAGEYERENVEERVLAYDFGVLYKTGFRSLNFAVSARNFAPEITFSEESVALPLTLNIGVSMNMMDFIDQGSSVHQLLFSVDASNPRDFSEQIKIGTEYVFLNTFILRAGYVFPTDEQGISFGLGLKQSLRRFGFGADYSYTDFGILSNVQRLAIRFSL; from the coding sequence ATGAAGCGATGGATGTACATACTGCTCTTTTTGCCGCTGTTTACAGTAGTCTCTGTCTCAGCACAGCAGAAAAAACTTGCTCAGACCGCTATGAAGTTTTTGTCCGTGTCGGTGAGTCCTCGTGCCGCTGGTTTAGGAGATGCGCTGACTGCGATCGAGCATGGATCTGCATCGTTGTTCTACAACCCTAGTGGGATGGCTTGGCAGGAGAGCAACATAGATGTGAACGTCGGACAGACGCGCTGGATTGCTGAAATCGATTATTCCATGGGCAGTTTATCGTTTCGTCCAGGAAGCGGGCGTTTTGGCGTGATAGGTTTTTCGTTTTTGATGGTGGATTATGGGGAGTTGGAAGAGACAATTCGTTTTGACAATGAAGATGGATTCTTGGACGTGGGGACTTTCTCTCCCTCAGCTTGGAGTTTTGGAGTCGGATATGCCCGTACACTCTCGGATCGTTTTTCAGTGGGTGCTCATTTCAAGTTAGCAAATCAATATCTGGCGAACTCCGTTTCGGGAATTGATGGAGCGGGTGAATATGAACGTGAGAATGTGGAAGAGAGGGTTCTTGCCTATGATTTTGGCGTTTTGTACAAGACCGGTTTTCGCAGTCTTAATTTTGCCGTGAGTGCTCGTAATTTCGCACCGGAGATCACATTCAGTGAAGAGAGTGTTGCGTTGCCGCTTACATTAAATATTGGTGTGTCGATGAATATGATGGATTTTATTGATCAAGGATCCAGTGTGCATCAATTATTGTTTTCTGTTGATGCTTCAAATCCCCGCGATTTCTCGGAGCAGATTAAGATTGGAACGGAGTATGTTTTTCTAAATACGTTCATCCTTCGTGCGGGGTATGTATTCCCCACCGATGAACAGGGAATTAGTTTTGGGTTAGGGCTAAAGCAGTCCCTTCGGAGGTTCGGCTTCGGTGCAGATTATTCTTACACCGATTTTGGAATTTTATCGAATGTACAACGTCTTGCTATACGATTTTCGCTATAG
- a CDS encoding T9SS type A sorting domain-containing protein produces MRGTVTSIQRDPVEIPDGFTLSQNYPNPFNPQTSIEFELKDAGLATLKVYDMLGREVATLVDEHLVAGKYNATFNATELTSGTYVYQLNVAGHRLSGKMTLVK; encoded by the coding sequence ATGCGTGGCACAGTGACGAGCATTCAGCGCGATCCGGTTGAAATCCCAGATGGATTTACGCTGTCGCAGAACTATCCGAACCCGTTCAATCCACAGACCAGTATTGAGTTTGAGCTTAAAGATGCGGGCTTAGCCACACTTAAAGTGTATGATATGCTAGGTAGAGAGGTTGCCACACTCGTTGATGAGCACCTAGTTGCCGGTAAGTACAATGCTACATTTAATGCCACCGAACTGACTTCTGGCACGTACGTCTATCAGCTAAATGTTGCCGGACATCGTTTGAGTGGCAAGATGACGCTTGTGAAGTAA
- a CDS encoding T9SS type A sorting domain-containing protein, translating into MRGPQKALNAMIRSTLLFLFHQGQQEAFKLDLPTSADISVEIFNLLGQKVHAEEFFGLTAGPSRSLTLAVPNLPSGVYVYRIVARMETSIHLVKGQMTLVK; encoded by the coding sequence ATGAGAGGCCCGCAGAAAGCGCTGAATGCGATGATTCGTTCGACTCTGCTGTTCCTGTTCCACCAAGGCCAACAGGAAGCGTTCAAATTGGATTTACCTACGTCTGCGGATATATCTGTTGAAATATTCAATCTGCTGGGGCAAAAAGTTCATGCGGAGGAATTCTTCGGTCTTACTGCGGGTCCGTCAAGATCATTAACGCTTGCGGTTCCGAACCTGCCATCTGGTGTATATGTGTATCGCATTGTTGCCAGGATGGAAACAAGTATCCACCTTGTCAAAGGCCAGATGACCCTCGTTAAGTAG
- a CDS encoding amidohydrolase family protein, with protein MSIFYSLLIAVTLLFPPSPEKTDTVTALTNARIVTVTQGTIESGTILIQDGTIIQIGVNVDIPEDARVIDLAGLSVYPGMIDSGTQMGLIEVGSLPETRDASELGDLSPQMKALTAVNPNGVAIPVTRVSGVTTVLTVPSGGMLPGQAALINLHGYTPQQMFAGFEGVILRFPATGRRGRFDSRSEEEVKKAADEAMKKLNDTWDSAELHNRIDSTYQTRPEDGRKPEYVPSMEALRDVIRGKQTLIIQVNAANDILAAIEWVQARDIDRVLFSGLAEGWRVADKIAEAGIPCLVGPVLSIPTRQSDRFDKAYRNAGLMHAAGVKIALRSDDTANARNLPYHAGFATAYGLPIAEALRAVTINPAEIFGVSDRLGSLEVGKEATFFVSDGDPFETATTIHHVFIAGYEIPMESRHTRLYEEFLQRSPGLHKHGQD; from the coding sequence ATGTCCATTTTCTATTCACTGCTTATTGCCGTAACCTTATTGTTTCCACCATCTCCGGAGAAAACGGATACGGTGACTGCACTGACCAACGCGCGTATTGTTACCGTCACTCAGGGAACCATTGAGAGTGGAACGATCCTGATTCAGGACGGCACGATCATTCAAATTGGCGTGAACGTGGATATACCGGAGGATGCCAGGGTTATTGATCTGGCGGGATTGAGTGTCTACCCCGGCATGATTGACTCGGGGACGCAAATGGGGCTTATAGAGGTAGGGTCACTGCCGGAAACCCGTGATGCTTCAGAGCTCGGTGATCTGTCACCACAAATGAAAGCCCTCACTGCAGTCAACCCGAATGGTGTCGCCATTCCGGTTACGAGAGTTAGCGGAGTGACGACCGTCCTCACTGTCCCGTCCGGTGGGATGCTTCCCGGACAAGCCGCGTTGATCAATCTTCATGGTTATACCCCGCAACAAATGTTTGCTGGTTTTGAAGGGGTGATCCTTCGTTTCCCCGCTACAGGTCGCAGAGGTCGATTTGATTCCCGGTCGGAGGAAGAGGTCAAGAAAGCTGCAGACGAGGCCATGAAAAAGCTCAATGACACCTGGGACAGTGCAGAATTACACAATCGGATTGACTCTACCTATCAGACCCGTCCAGAAGATGGACGGAAACCTGAGTACGTGCCTTCTATGGAAGCGCTGAGAGATGTTATCCGAGGGAAACAGACACTCATTATTCAGGTCAATGCAGCGAACGACATCCTTGCTGCTATTGAGTGGGTTCAGGCCCGTGATATTGATCGTGTGCTCTTCAGCGGTCTTGCGGAGGGATGGCGTGTTGCGGATAAAATCGCCGAAGCTGGGATTCCATGTCTGGTCGGGCCGGTCCTTAGCATCCCGACTCGACAAAGTGATCGTTTTGACAAAGCATACAGGAATGCAGGTCTAATGCATGCAGCGGGCGTAAAAATTGCCCTCCGCTCAGATGACACTGCCAACGCACGCAACCTACCCTATCATGCCGGATTCGCCACTGCTTACGGATTACCCATAGCGGAGGCTCTTCGCGCGGTAACTATCAATCCTGCTGAAATTTTTGGTGTGAGTGATAGGCTCGGATCACTTGAGGTGGGCAAGGAGGCAACGTTTTTTGTTTCCGATGGAGACCCATTTGAAACAGCAACCACGATCCACCATGTGTTTATTGCCGGGTACGAGATCCCGATGGAAAGCAGACATACCCGACTCTATGAGGAGTTTCTGCAACGAAGTCCCGGCCTACATAAACATGGTCAGGACTGA
- a CDS encoding amidohydrolase family protein, producing MKLKTFFLVALLSVAINSAAQEIPTGDLMVRNATVLTITNGTLENTDVLIQDGIITAVGEQLSASQDVPVIDATGMYVMPGIIDAHSHIGISNVNESSAPVTAQVSVGDVLNPYSIAIYRALAGGVTSSHVMHGSANVIGGQNETIKHRWGLLDPDELRMAGAPRTIKFALGENPTRVHGRGNNKRPASRMGVEYVLRETFAKAQRYQEAWAQYEENAKANPRAIPPAYNSQLEVMANILSGDILIHCHSYRADEILMLLGVLEDFGVDQITLQHVNEGFKIAPELAEFGATASVFADWWGYKFEVYYSTAYNAAILTRNGVLTSINSDSGELNRHLYHEAAKSQKYGDLSDDEALALITINPAIQLGIGDRIGSIEIGKEGDLAIFDRHPLSVYAINQKTVVDGIVYFDIETDTDDIRLIVDPESTVDTVVLHSHDDTHQCLYEGSLDLYDFLESN from the coding sequence ATGAAGCTAAAAACCTTTTTCCTTGTCGCACTACTTTCGGTTGCAATAAATTCTGCAGCGCAAGAAATACCCACTGGAGACTTGATGGTCCGCAATGCTACAGTACTAACCATCACGAATGGGACCCTAGAAAACACAGATGTCTTGATTCAGGACGGGATCATTACAGCTGTAGGGGAGCAGTTGAGTGCATCTCAGGATGTCCCTGTAATTGATGCCACAGGCATGTACGTCATGCCCGGAATTATTGATGCACATTCGCATATCGGCATTAGCAACGTGAACGAGTCGTCTGCCCCAGTCACCGCCCAGGTATCCGTTGGAGATGTACTCAACCCCTACAGTATTGCCATCTATCGTGCCTTGGCAGGAGGAGTAACCTCCTCTCATGTGATGCATGGATCTGCCAATGTGATTGGGGGACAGAATGAAACGATTAAGCACCGATGGGGGCTTTTGGATCCAGATGAACTTCGTATGGCTGGAGCTCCACGCACAATTAAATTTGCCCTTGGTGAGAACCCTACACGAGTGCACGGCCGCGGAAACAACAAACGCCCTGCATCCCGTATGGGTGTAGAATATGTGCTGCGCGAGACCTTTGCGAAAGCACAGCGCTATCAGGAGGCTTGGGCACAGTATGAGGAGAATGCAAAAGCAAACCCGCGTGCGATCCCTCCTGCCTATAACAGCCAACTGGAAGTCATGGCGAATATCCTAAGTGGTGATATCCTGATCCATTGCCATTCATACCGCGCGGATGAAATTCTAATGCTTCTGGGAGTGCTGGAAGATTTTGGTGTCGACCAAATCACGTTGCAGCATGTCAACGAGGGTTTCAAAATTGCTCCCGAACTTGCCGAGTTCGGGGCTACTGCTTCTGTCTTCGCTGACTGGTGGGGATACAAATTTGAGGTGTACTATTCAACCGCCTACAACGCAGCAATCCTGACGCGTAACGGTGTACTCACCTCCATTAACTCGGACTCAGGAGAACTTAATCGTCACTTGTACCATGAAGCAGCAAAATCGCAAAAATACGGCGACCTCAGTGACGACGAGGCCCTGGCGCTCATCACGATCAACCCGGCAATACAACTTGGCATTGGCGACCGTATCGGCTCTATCGAGATAGGCAAAGAGGGAGACTTGGCGATCTTTGACCGTCACCCGCTTTCGGTTTATGCAATCAATCAGAAGACGGTTGTCGATGGCATCGTCTACTTTGATATTGAAACGGATACCGATGATATACGCCTGATCGTAGATCCTGAAAGCACCGTTGATACGGTAGTACTGCACTCGCACGACGATACGCACCAGTGCCTGTACGAAGGTTCACTGGACCTCTATGACTTCCTGGAAAGCAATTAA
- a CDS encoding amidohydrolase family protein, with the protein MRVNYSIFAVAICCIVLINLPVRAQVNSGESVPDVTRTIALTNAHVIQSPSQIQEQSNVIIRDGLIVAVGPDAAIPFDAIEIPADSLTVYAGFIDGLSHTGIPQPRQQPEQERPDDPAFPPNELAGILPHRDVRGLLDPKDKQIASMRESGFTAAHVVPRGRMLPGLGAIILLGGDTPNEMVYRGETALYAQLSGARRMYPGTDMAVIAKLRQLYRESERRHRVEQLYSENPTGLERPRYDPVHYAMFPVLEGNRPIFFQTDDVLDLHRVLSVQEELGFPAVLTGLSQSFDAIDKLKSANLPLLLTLELPKELRKDKKEPPTDSTKAAPTDAPVALPEVMHLDYDPDLRVTSFTDIAIEKENLEARRHMAYKTHVSNAATLEAEGLSFGFSTGGASPSDLLTNVRKMVDEGLSEAAALAALTTTPAEILGLTSSMGTVEVGKMGNLVVTKGSIFDEDGEIQYVFVDGRKYDVEPPKKSSGTGGESGANPVGTWSLTISSPDGEIAGTLTISGSDDDWSGTLIVEVDPEAAPLEYIAMTDNVLTFSFNAGGFGTISSSLTLDADSMNGSFDVPNVGPVSVSGTRTSGPEKSTQFYD; encoded by the coding sequence ATGCGCGTTAACTACTCCATCTTCGCTGTCGCTATCTGTTGCATTGTTTTGATCAACCTGCCCGTAAGGGCACAGGTCAATAGCGGAGAATCTGTTCCCGATGTGACCCGAACTATTGCGCTTACCAACGCACATGTCATCCAGTCGCCTAGTCAGATTCAAGAACAGAGCAATGTAATCATCCGAGATGGTCTGATCGTAGCGGTCGGGCCTGACGCAGCGATCCCCTTTGATGCGATTGAAATACCGGCAGATTCTCTAACTGTTTATGCCGGATTCATTGATGGTCTTTCTCATACAGGAATTCCTCAGCCAAGGCAGCAACCTGAACAGGAACGCCCTGACGACCCAGCCTTTCCACCGAACGAGTTAGCGGGGATCCTACCACACAGGGATGTTCGCGGTTTACTTGATCCGAAAGATAAACAAATTGCCTCCATGCGAGAATCTGGCTTCACCGCTGCACATGTTGTTCCCAGAGGCCGTATGCTACCTGGTCTGGGGGCAATCATCCTCTTGGGAGGTGATACTCCAAACGAGATGGTGTACCGTGGAGAGACTGCCCTGTATGCACAACTCAGCGGAGCACGCAGAATGTATCCGGGTACTGACATGGCAGTTATTGCCAAGCTGCGCCAACTGTACAGAGAGTCTGAGCGACGTCATCGGGTTGAACAGTTATACAGTGAGAATCCAACTGGTCTCGAACGTCCGCGCTATGATCCGGTCCACTATGCCATGTTCCCCGTGCTGGAGGGGAATAGGCCTATTTTCTTTCAAACCGATGATGTTCTTGATTTGCACCGGGTGCTGTCCGTTCAAGAAGAGTTGGGTTTTCCCGCGGTGCTGACTGGCCTCAGCCAGAGCTTTGATGCTATCGACAAACTGAAGTCCGCGAACTTGCCCCTCCTATTGACTCTCGAGCTCCCAAAGGAGCTAAGAAAAGACAAGAAAGAGCCTCCGACGGACTCCACAAAAGCTGCACCAACCGATGCACCGGTTGCGTTGCCTGAGGTAATGCATCTTGACTACGACCCAGATCTTCGGGTCACCTCATTTACGGACATTGCAATAGAAAAGGAAAATCTGGAAGCTCGGCGTCATATGGCCTACAAAACCCATGTCAGTAATGCCGCCACGCTTGAAGCAGAGGGGCTCTCCTTTGGATTTTCAACTGGAGGTGCCTCTCCCTCTGACCTTTTGACGAACGTCAGAAAAATGGTCGATGAAGGGCTTTCTGAGGCCGCAGCTTTGGCAGCGCTCACCACCACTCCAGCAGAAATCCTCGGGCTTACGTCCAGTATGGGAACTGTTGAAGTTGGAAAAATGGGAAATTTAGTGGTTACAAAAGGATCCATTTTCGATGAAGATGGAGAGATTCAGTATGTCTTCGTTGATGGCCGTAAATATGACGTGGAACCGCCAAAAAAATCCTCCGGTACCGGCGGTGAATCAGGAGCAAATCCCGTCGGAACATGGTCGCTGACCATCTCCTCACCAGATGGTGAGATCGCAGGAACACTCACGATCAGTGGTTCGGATGATGATTGGTCTGGCACCTTGATCGTGGAAGTTGACCCGGAAGCCGCCCCCCTTGAATATATCGCTATGACTGATAATGTACTGACCTTCTCCTTTAATGCAGGAGGGTTTGGTACAATCAGCTCCTCGCTCACATTAGACGCCGATTCAATGAATGGCTCTTTTGATGTGCCAAATGTCGGCCCGGTATCGGTATCCGGTACGCGAACATCGGGCCCTGAGAAGTCAACACAGTTCTATGACTGA
- a CDS encoding ATP-binding protein encodes MGDSKQTSQFDQYTAHYPEWARILARKYFTKTLIQFILHGNVRDLVRHEDPESGKVDYVGLTHFLVNELFAARDIVVLYDRAAGIHFLDTETQKDFNRAVSGHDSLFGTEFARKRPRDPSQVLSILDNYFRLRLSSRKRIACIIDYAETIIPMAEASMYSAEDRSALVNLQRWAHDPLFLEHDFTICLIAENLSDLNQQHVQSPWTAEINIPLPENEDRLAFAKWSTKDSISLFEQHSDLGLEEFSQNTPGLGYTQLQTILADTLENKTYLSFDHLSKLKKSLIEESAFGMLEFVESDSGLDDVAGHAEAKTHLRQAASALKQGMHEVMPMGYLVSGPVGTGKTFMITCFANDIGVPMVKLKNFRSQWQGQTEGNLERILNLLEAMPPVAVVIDEADAALGNRDAEGDSGVSKRVFGQIASFMSKPEHRGRIIFFLITARPDLMPVDLKRQGRAEEHIALFYPSTQEDRLELLRVMMRRTKIDLPEEAVPKALLNGKTTYSGADMEALLTRAKFRAAAIHGDPRAVTAEILTSVVEDFVPPENSEEKELQALVAVLESTSKEALPKIYRSMDRAKIAQRVTKLKLQLT; translated from the coding sequence ATGGGGGACTCAAAGCAAACGTCACAATTTGACCAGTACACTGCTCATTACCCCGAATGGGCGCGGATACTGGCACGTAAGTATTTCACCAAGACGTTAATCCAGTTTATCCTCCATGGTAACGTCCGCGATCTCGTGCGGCACGAAGACCCCGAATCCGGCAAGGTAGACTATGTCGGGTTGACACACTTCCTGGTAAATGAACTATTCGCCGCCCGGGATATTGTGGTGCTTTATGATCGGGCGGCTGGGATTCATTTCCTTGACACGGAAACGCAAAAAGATTTCAACCGCGCAGTCTCGGGACACGACAGCCTCTTTGGGACCGAATTTGCTCGAAAACGACCACGAGATCCGTCACAGGTCCTGTCCATCCTTGACAACTACTTCCGGCTACGCCTAAGCTCCAGAAAAAGAATCGCCTGCATCATTGACTATGCCGAAACCATTATCCCGATGGCGGAAGCATCCATGTATTCAGCTGAGGATCGAAGTGCGCTCGTAAATCTGCAGCGCTGGGCGCATGACCCACTGTTCCTGGAGCATGACTTTACAATCTGTTTGATTGCAGAAAATCTGAGTGACCTCAATCAGCAACATGTTCAGAGCCCTTGGACTGCCGAGATAAATATCCCCCTCCCTGAGAACGAAGATCGCCTGGCATTCGCAAAGTGGTCTACGAAGGATTCCATCTCCCTCTTTGAGCAGCACTCCGACCTTGGCTTGGAAGAGTTTTCACAGAATACCCCCGGGCTCGGATATACCCAACTGCAGACCATCCTTGCCGATACCTTGGAGAACAAAACTTATCTCAGTTTCGATCATCTATCCAAACTCAAAAAATCTTTGATTGAAGAATCTGCGTTTGGGATGCTGGAATTCGTCGAATCAGATAGTGGCCTAGACGATGTAGCCGGGCACGCTGAAGCAAAAACTCACCTGCGACAAGCGGCATCTGCGTTAAAACAGGGCATGCATGAAGTCATGCCAATGGGGTACCTGGTGAGTGGACCGGTTGGGACAGGGAAAACTTTTATGATCACATGCTTTGCCAATGACATTGGTGTGCCCATGGTGAAGCTGAAGAATTTTCGCTCACAATGGCAGGGGCAGACGGAAGGGAATCTGGAACGGATCTTGAATCTTCTGGAAGCTATGCCACCGGTTGCCGTTGTGATTGACGAAGCAGACGCAGCACTAGGAAATCGGGATGCGGAAGGAGATTCGGGAGTCTCCAAACGTGTTTTCGGGCAGATTGCCTCCTTTATGAGCAAACCGGAACACCGCGGACGAATTATATTCTTTCTGATTACTGCACGTCCAGACCTCATGCCGGTGGACCTCAAGCGCCAAGGACGAGCGGAAGAGCATATTGCACTCTTCTACCCATCTACCCAGGAAGATCGCCTCGAACTGCTACGCGTCATGATGCGCAGAACAAAGATTGACCTTCCTGAGGAAGCTGTCCCTAAAGCTCTGTTGAATGGAAAGACAACCTATAGTGGAGCAGATATGGAGGCCCTCTTGACGCGTGCCAAATTTCGTGCAGCTGCGATTCACGGAGACCCCCGTGCGGTCACAGCCGAAATTCTGACCTCTGTTGTTGAGGACTTTGTCCCACCTGAAAATAGTGAGGAAAAAGAGCTCCAGGCCTTGGTCGCTGTACTGGAAAGCACGAGCAAGGAAGCTCTGCCCAAAATATATCGGTCTATGGATCGTGCTAAAATTGCCCAACGTGTGACCAAATTGAAATTACAACTCACATAA
- a CDS encoding class I fructose-bisphosphate aldolase encodes MAEVLNRNIADILEDSAENLLTHKCTTIPHENLHLPGPDFVDEVWAGSDRNPRVLRSLHTLFNSGRLAGTGYVSILPVDQGIEHSAGASFAKNPVYFDPENIVRLAIEGGCNGVASTYGVLGAVARKYAHKIPFILKFNHNELLSYPNSHDQIPFANIQNAWDMGCIGVGATIYFGSEGSNRQLQEVTEAFAFAHELGMLTILWCYVRNSAFKIDGVNHEASADLTGQANHLGVTIEADIIKQKQPTSNGGYAALNYGGSSYGKFDERIYTKLASDHPIDLTRYQVANCYMGRCGLINSGGASGSNDLQQAVKTAVINKRAGGMGLISGRKAFQRPMGDGVGILNAIQDVYLDSSVTVA; translated from the coding sequence ATGGCTGAAGTGCTAAACAGGAACATCGCTGACATCCTCGAGGATTCAGCAGAAAATCTTTTAACACACAAGTGTACCACGATCCCGCATGAGAACCTGCATTTACCGGGGCCCGACTTTGTTGACGAAGTCTGGGCAGGCTCAGACCGGAATCCTCGTGTACTCCGCTCACTGCATACCCTGTTTAACTCAGGACGCTTGGCTGGTACGGGTTACGTATCCATTCTTCCGGTTGACCAGGGGATTGAGCATTCCGCAGGTGCTTCCTTCGCAAAAAATCCGGTGTATTTTGACCCCGAAAACATTGTCCGACTGGCGATTGAAGGGGGATGCAACGGTGTGGCTTCGACGTATGGTGTCTTGGGGGCCGTGGCACGCAAATATGCGCATAAGATTCCTTTCATCCTGAAGTTCAACCATAACGAATTGTTGAGTTATCCCAACTCACACGATCAGATTCCTTTTGCAAATATTCAGAACGCATGGGATATGGGTTGCATTGGTGTAGGAGCTACCATTTATTTTGGATCTGAGGGCTCTAACCGACAACTGCAGGAAGTCACCGAGGCCTTTGCCTTTGCACATGAACTCGGAATGCTGACCATTCTATGGTGTTATGTGCGCAACAGTGCTTTCAAGATTGATGGCGTGAACCACGAAGCATCTGCCGACCTCACCGGTCAGGCCAATCATCTGGGCGTGACCATTGAAGCCGATATTATTAAGCAGAAACAACCCACCTCGAATGGAGGGTATGCTGCATTGAATTATGGCGGTTCCAGCTACGGCAAGTTCGATGAACGTATCTACACAAAGTTGGCCAGTGATCATCCGATTGATCTTACCCGCTATCAGGTCGCCAATTGCTATATGGGACGTTGCGGACTGATCAATTCAGGCGGTGCATCTGGATCAAACGATTTACAGCAGGCCGTCAAGACTGCCGTAATCAACAAGCGTGCTGGCGGCATGGGGCTGATTTCCGGTCGCAAGGCATTCCAGCGTCCGATGGGAGATGGTGTTGGCATCCTGAACGCGATTCAGGATGTCTATCTTGATTCATCCGTCACCGTCGCATAG
- a CDS encoding FAD-binding oxidoreductase: MQDSTLDIIIVGAGLGGTCAALYLSNSKRVALLSGTAPAASTIAAGLVNPFAGQRMGGLWNASVAYEDFLHTLRRADALETYNPCGILRPALNEVQASLFRTISLEKPESFTWLQPDQVVGMYPSITAPFGAAITKGGVADIPQMLDRLITSLIPRCTVIQNNLTNWEDRGSEVTAVLDSGRSLRTKKLILAVGAGYQSIPKLRNLNLHCTKGQLVYVSPSTEIPLPVSGYGYAVPVEDRLILGTTYEHAPQDLESNEEGIAKILALTQQMIPSVASAKVLSASAGIRVGVPGTRLPMVGPLTSNVWVLTGLGSKGLLFGSHIGRNLENWITNPSNLPKELRLQKN; the protein is encoded by the coding sequence GTGCAGGATTCAACGCTTGATATCATCATCGTCGGTGCCGGATTAGGCGGCACTTGCGCAGCACTGTATTTGTCTAACTCGAAAAGGGTCGCCCTACTCTCGGGAACTGCTCCGGCAGCCTCTACAATTGCTGCGGGACTGGTAAACCCGTTTGCCGGACAGCGAATGGGAGGACTCTGGAATGCAAGTGTTGCGTACGAGGATTTTCTGCATACACTACGCCGTGCAGACGCACTTGAGACCTATAACCCATGTGGCATTCTTCGCCCTGCTCTTAACGAGGTCCAAGCCTCGCTTTTTCGCACAATTTCCCTGGAAAAACCCGAATCATTTACCTGGCTCCAACCTGATCAGGTGGTTGGGATGTATCCATCTATCACCGCTCCATTTGGTGCAGCAATCACAAAAGGAGGTGTAGCAGATATACCGCAAATGCTGGATCGGCTGATTACCTCACTGATCCCGCGTTGCACGGTGATCCAAAATAACCTTACCAATTGGGAAGACCGTGGTTCGGAAGTCACTGCAGTATTAGACTCGGGCAGATCCCTCAGAACAAAAAAGCTGATTCTCGCAGTCGGTGCTGGATACCAATCCATCCCAAAACTGAGAAATCTGAATCTTCATTGCACCAAGGGACAACTGGTGTATGTATCCCCCTCAACCGAGATCCCACTTCCAGTCAGTGGATACGGCTACGCAGTTCCAGTCGAGGATAGACTGATTCTCGGAACTACCTATGAACATGCACCGCAAGATCTGGAATCGAACGAAGAGGGGATTGCAAAAATTCTTGCTCTAACCCAACAGATGATCCCCTCCGTGGCATCCGCAAAAGTTTTAAGTGCATCTGCAGGGATTCGGGTTGGAGTTCCTGGAACTAGGCTTCCGATGGTCGGCCCACTGACTAGCAATGTCTGGGTACTGACCGGGCTGGGATCGAAGGGGTTATTGTTTGGATCACATATTGGGCGAAACCTTGAAAATTGGATAACTAATCCTTCAAACCTACCCAAAGAACTCCGTCTACAGAAGAATTAA